The sequence CCACCGAAGATGGGGCAGGCTTGACTCAGGGCCCAGTTTCAAGAGAGCTGCCCACCGGCTTGGCCGGTCTAGCAGGCCTGACAGTGAGGGGAGCCTGGGGGGGTGGCGGGAAAGAGGGGAGCGATGGGGCGGGGTCCCCAGTTCTTCCCCCTACCAGGCAAACAGACCAAACAGACCTCGCCTGGTTCCCTGGCACAGCTGCCCCCCCCacaaccaccacacacacccatgCCCACAAGGTCTTAGCAAGAGGGGGCATGCCAGGCTGGGTGGGGATGGGCCACCCTCATGGGGCGTCAGGGGGTGGGCCCTCTGGGATGCAGAGGTGGGAAGGGTGCCCACGGTGGGGTGGGCATCCTGGTACCAGTGCCCCACCCTGGCAGAAAGAAGGGGGAGGCCTCCACCCCTCCCAGATGATGGAGCGAGGAGTGCCCCCTTGGCCTGGTTGGCAGCAGCATGGTTCCAGGTGGCACCTAAGATGGCATAGGTGCCAGAGCCCTGAGTAAGGGCTGGGGGAGTTTCCCAGAAGCTAGAGAACTGTATGAACACCCTCCCCTTCCCACGTGTGtcctctgcctctcccctccttcGTTGCTACCTTGTGGCCATGGGCATTGGAGTTGAGCCTAAGGAGTTAAACACCCACCTTTGCCCAAGCCCTGTGTGAGTTGCGTGGTAAACCAGCCTGAGCCTGTGACCTGACAGCAGGGTCAGCCAATCAGCGCCCCCACCACACCAAGTTGCCatggagactggccctggggtgggagaAAGGAGGCGGGCTTAGCAGCAGgaatgggtggggtggggagagaaggagggagagggatgggGTGAGCCACGTGCCTGCGGGTGCCCAGCTCCCGGCCAATGGACAGTGAGGACAGCCCCACCCATCCCCCTCGGGAGGGACAGGATCCGCTTGGGCCCAGGAGGGTGCCCACTGCTGTTTAAGtggctgctactgctgctgctgcctccgcCGCCGCTGCCACCGTTGCCCACCCAGTTTTTGTTTGTTCCTAAGTCCTGGGGCCATTTGCCATTTGTCCTATTTGTAAAGTATAGGCAGGAGAACCAAAGGGATCCGGGAGAGCTCCCAGACTGCTTGGCCCCCAGGGAGAGAAGTGGTGTGGGGACTCAGGTGGGAACCGGTGGGCTATCTCAGAGTACCCAGGTGTGGCTTACAAGCAAAGACAGACACATGGGTGCTGCTCACTCCAGGCTTCTGTGCGGGAGTCCTGGTGTGGCAGTGAAGGTGGCAGGCAGCAACAACGCAGTTCTTGTGTCCAAAAGCGGAATTTTGTGGCCCTtaactcccccaacccccaaaaaaACCTTTCCCCGTCAATGACCAGGGCTGAGCAGCTGTTGGGAGTGGCAGAGAAGACACTGACAAAATGTCAGTGGGACTTGCTCTAAGGATCAGCTAGGTCAGCCTTTACTATTACAGGTGAGGAAAACAGGCCTCCTCAGGaagggaagtgacttgtccaaggtcatgtaGCTAGTAGTGACCTGACTCCCTTGGGGTGAtttgagggagggagacagacctGTGCCCAAGTAGTTTTCCCAGCAGAGGCCATCTGTTTAGTGGAATCTGGCCCCAGGCAAGGCCTTGTTTCTCCCTCCCAAGGccagaacatttattgagcccctactgtgtgtcaggcattgtgccaCACACGTCACCACAATCCTAGGAGTCAGGTAGAATTATCCcatattatagatgaggaaagaggTTCAGAGATTAAATCACTTGtttaaggtcacagagctaatgaGCCACAGAGTGAGGATTCAACTCAAGCCtggctgactccagagcccagctCTTTCCAGGCCCCAACTCTGGCTCCAGTTGCTCCAGACCCACGAAACGTCAGGGCTGAAGGGCTGAGCCCTTGGAGCTTCCACTCCCACCTGCTCCTTGTACagctgaggaaatggaagcagagagagaaacgACTTCCCCGAGGTCATTCAGCAAGAGAGTAGTAGAGCCAGGACTTGAagaagatctctgtacttccagGCCATACTCACTGTACTACCCCTGCCCCGCCACAGCCTTGGGATTGCTGGCAGCTCTGCGCCTTCTGTGGCTGTTCCTTGGAGGGGAAAACAGAGGGTGGAAGATGGCCCCCTGGGGGCGGGTGAGGGGAGGCTCTCCTGACTGGCCAGGAATTGGGAGGGAGGGGTGGCGGTGGTAGCTGAGGGGGGGAAGGGTGGGACTGGAACCTGGCCTattggcagtgggggagggggcggggacgATGCTTATCTGTGCGGGGCAGGAAGCACCCGCGCCAGCGACACCCCAGCAAAGGGTGGCTGCTCCTTGGCCcccatgggggaggggaggatgtgGGGGGAGGGATGCTGGGAGCTGTGTTTCCCTTTTGGCCTCTAGAAGGGGGGATCTAGAAGGGGAGATGAACTTTtagtgggtgggggaggggtgggaggaggaggaggagggtgctGGGAAGCCAAGGCTCTTGTTTGCATAGTGTTTTACAGTGCAGCAAACTCTTTAGGGAGATAACTTGAGTTGCCGCACCTGACGTGCCTCGAGCCCACCTTGTTCCAGTGTGAATCTGAACTCTCTCATTGGCCTCTCTCTGGGTTGTGAGGAGGTTCCATCACAGAGACTGTTACCCCACTTTTCAGATGACTGAGGCCGGCTGCCAGAGCCACCTAGAGTCCCTCAGCCAATTCTTTATGAAGACTGAACCAGGGCCCTGGCATCCTCTCTCCCAGTCTAGTGCTTCCTCCAAAGTGATGGGGAACGGGGCAGGTGAAGCAGACAGGTCTCTAGCAAAGGATCAGAaagccagggctgggctggccccgtggcttagcggttgggtgcgcgcgctctgctgctggcagcccgggttcggatcccgggcgcgcaccgatgcactgcttctctggccatgttggggccgcgtcccacatgcagcaactagaaggatgtgcagctatgacatacaactatctactggggctttgggggaaaaaataaataaataaaaaataaaaataaattataaagaaagccAGGACTCCTGCTCTCACAGAGGCAGAATAGTGCACAGTGGTTAGGAACACAGACTCCAGGCCACTGCCTAGGTTTGAACCCCGTTCTGCACTTAACTTGGAAAGTCACTTCACCTGTCTGCACCTCAGgttccttgtctgtgaaatggaTGATAATCGTTACTTCAGAGGGTTGTGGAAGATTAAATgggtgtaaagtgcttagaagagtatCTGGCATGTAGTCATCCAGCAATAAGTGCTGGCCAATGCTGGTACTCCTTCCCTGGGCCCCCTTGCAGGGCTGAGCGCTCCTAACCTCCCCCTCCACTTGACCTTGCAGGAGAAGATGGGGAGCCCTGAGGACGACCTGATCGGGATTCCATTCCCGGACCACAGCAGTGAGCTCCTGAGCTGCCTCAACGAGCAGCGCCAGCTGGGCCACCTGTGTGACCTAACCATCCGGACGCAGGGCCTTGAATACCGCACCCACCGGGCTGTGCTGGCTGCCTGCAGCCACTACTTCAAGAAGCTCTTCACCGAGGGCGGTGGCGGGGCGGtcatgggggctgggggtggcggGACAGCCACTGGGGGAGCAGGGGCTGGCGTGTGCGAGCTAGACTTTGTGGGGCCAGAGGCACTGGGTGCCCTGCTCGAGTTTGCCTACACAGCCACCCTGACCACCAGCAGCGCCAACATGCCGGCGGTGCTCCAGGCCGCCCGGCTGCTGGAGATCCCATGTGTTATCGCCGCCTGCATGGAGATTCTGCAGGGCAGTGGGCTAGAAGCTCCCAGCCCTGATGAGGATGACTGTGAGCGAGCCCGCCAGTACCTGGAGGCCTTTGCCACAGCCACAGCTTCAGGAGTTCCCAACGGTGAAGACAGCCCTCCACAAGtgcccctcccaccaccaccaccgccaccgccaccacctCGGCCTGTTGCCCGCCGCAGCCGCAAACCCCGAAAAGCTTTCTTGCAGACCAAGGGGGCCCGGGCAAACCACCTAGTGCCAGAGGTGCCTACAGTGCCCACCCATCCCTTGACCtacgaggaggaggaggtggcaggCAAAGTGGGCAGCAGTGGGGGCAGTGGGCTGGGAGACAGCTACAGCCCTCCAACAGGGACTGCCTCACCCCCTGAGGGGCCTCTGAGCTACGAGGCCTATGAGggtgaagaagaagaggaggagctggtaTATCCCCCGGCCTATGGGCTGGCACAGAGTGGCGGGCCCCCGCTGTCCCCAGAAGAGCTGGGCTCAGATGAGGATGCCATCGATCCTGACCTGATGGCCTACCTAAGTTCCCTGCACCAGGACGCCCTGGCACCAGGCCTGGACGGCCAGGACAAGCTGGTGCGCAAACGCCGCTCCCAGATGCCCCAGGAGTGCCCAGTCTGCCACAAGATCATCCACGGGGCGGGCAAACTGCCACGCCACATGAGGACCCATACGGGGGAGAAGCCCTTTGCCTGTGAAGTCTGCGGTGTCCGTTTCACCCGGTGAGCACCAGTGGGGAACAGGCCGGCAGGAGCCACGTCATAGGGGAGGGAAAAAGGAGTTATGAGATCCAAAGTGTGGAGGGAAAGTGATCCTGGAGGGATTGGGGTGTGTGGGGGTTTCCCGAGTGAAGAGAGAGACCAGGATAGGGAGATCAGGAGAAAGAAAGTCAAGAGGGGTGGGTCTGGGGCATGAAAGACTTGGTGTCCAAGAGGGCTGTGCTGGAGATGGGAGGGCATTGTGGCTGGGCCCAGTTCATCTGGGGTCAAGTCAGCAAGGGTATCCTGGGGCAATAAGGGGGAACCAAATGGTGAGGACTGGAGTGGGACAAGGCCTGGGAACCCGGCCAGGAGGAGCCAGGGATCCCATCTTGAACATCTCCCTtgcccctccccctgcctgtGCCAGGAATGACAAGCTGAAGATCCACATGCGGAAGCACACAGGAGAGCGCCCCTATTCGTGCCCACACTGCCCAGCCCGCTTCCTGCACAGCTATGACCTCAAGAACCACATGCACCTGCACACAGGGGACCGGCCCTATGAGTGCCACCTGTGCCACAAGGCTTTCGCCAAGGAGGACCACCTGCAGCGCCACCTCAAAGGCCAGAACTGCCTGGAGGTGCGCACCCGGCGGCGACGCAAGGACGATGCGCCACCCCACTACCCACCACCCTCTGCCGCCACCCCATCCCCCGCTGGCCTCGACCTCTCCAATGGCCACTTGGACACCTTCCGCCTCTCTCTGGCTCGATTCTGGGAGCAGTCAGCCCCTACTGGGCCCCCGGTCTCCACCCCCGGGCCCCCTGATGATGATGAGGAAGAGGGGGCACCCACCACGCCTCAGGCTGAAGGTGCCATGGAGTCCTCTTAAAGAGGGACGAGTGGCTGTGCTGGAGCAGCATGGGGCCGGGGACGCCATGCCAAGCAGTGGGAGCGTGCAGGACAGACAGAGCTGGGGTCAGGGGCCTGAGCCTTCCTGGCGTCAGAAATCAGCCCCTTCCCCCCAGAGCCCTCATTCCAGTTCCAAGCTGAGAAGGTTTTGGGGCAGAGACTCCCCAGATTGGGGTGATCTCCCAAGGAGTGATACATatgatattatgtatatatttacagctCTATTGTAAAGGTGGGGTCCCTGTCCCCAGCTGCTCCTGGGGAGTAGAAGCAATAATGTATTTCTGATTTGCAGGATCCCTCTTCGGCTATGCGGGTTTCTAGGGGGTGGGGGGCTTGGGACCAAAGCCTTTCCCCGCCCCCATGCCCCTTGGGGTTTTGGCTGTGTAAGGGGGTGAAGGACTGCCCCTCCCTTCCGAGACCCCTCCTTCCTGGTTTCTGTTCCCTTTTCCTGGCAGCGAATTATGCAAAGGGGGCGGCAAAGGAAGGGTAGGTGGGGGGAAGCAAGGTAGAAGCTTGAAAGACTGGGGGACTGGGCCTGTAAGGAAGGAGCCATCCTAGTCCCCCTCCGCCCTGCTCCCAGCGCTGAGTCATGGGGTCCTGGAGAAGAAAGGGGCGGGGTGGCCTGATTGGCTCGCCCGCCCCTGGGGGCAGCGGGAGGGGCCCCGCCCAGCGAGGGGAGCCGAGCTCGGTTCTCCTCCCCGGCCCTCCCCTCCCGCGTCCCCGGGCAGGGAATGTCTTGTTCCCGCCGCTCCCTCCCCGGGGCCAGAGGGCAGGGCGGGCCGGGCGGCGTCCtaccctcttctcctcctccccacctcctccccgccCAGGTGCGAGCCGGAGCCGCCGCGACTACCACCGCTGCCGCCCCTGACTCACGCCGCCCCCGGGCTGGCGCGGCGCAGGGTGTGGGACCGGGTGAGGGGTTGGGGGGAGCCTTGCGGAGAGCCTTGCGGAGAACGGGCGAGCCGGCGCCACCTGGCGGCCATGCCCCGCGCGGGCGAGCGCCCCCGGCGGCCACTTCTTGCGAGCCGGCTTCGCTCACCTCAGCCACCCAGCTGGGAA comes from Diceros bicornis minor isolate mBicDic1 chromosome 4, mDicBic1.mat.cur, whole genome shotgun sequence and encodes:
- the ZBTB7B gene encoding zinc finger and BTB domain-containing protein 7B isoform X1 codes for the protein MGSPEDDLIGIPFPDHSSELLSCLNEQRQLGHLCDLTIRTQGLEYRTHRAVLAACSHYFKKLFTEGGGGAVMGAGGGGTATGGAGAGVCELDFVGPEALGALLEFAYTATLTTSSANMPAVLQAARLLEIPCVIAACMEILQGSGLEAPSPDEDDCERARQYLEAFATATASGVPNGEDSPPQVPLPPPPPPPPPPRPVARRSRKPRKAFLQTKGARANHLVPEVPTVPTHPLTYEEEEVAGKVGSSGGSGLGDSYSPPTGTASPPEGPLSYEAYEGEEEEEELVYPPAYGLAQSGGPPLSPEELGSDEDAIDPDLMAYLSSLHQDALAPGLDGQDKLVRKRRSQMPQECPVCHKIIHGAGKLPRHMRTHTGEKPFACEVCGVRFTRNDKLKIHMRKHTGERPYSCPHCPARFLHSYDLKNHMHLHTGDRPYECHLCHKAFAKEDHLQRHLKGQNCLEVRTRRRRKDDAPPHYPPPSAATPSPAGLDLSNGHLDTFRLSLARFWEQSAPTGPPVSTPGPPDDDEEEGAPTTPQAEGAMESS
- the ZBTB7B gene encoding zinc finger and BTB domain-containing protein 7B isoform X2, giving the protein MSQPGPCPSPQAAAPGDAWPGPSQAPWQSLQEKMGSPEDDLIGIPFPDHSSELLSCLNEQRQLGHLCDLTIRTQGLEYRTHRAVLAACSHYFKKLFTEGGGGAVMGAGGGGTATGGAGAGVCELDFVGPEALGALLEFAYTATLTTSSANMPAVLQAARLLEIPCVIAACMEILQGSGLEAPSPDEDDCERARQYLEAFATATASGVPNGEDSPPQVPLPPPPPPPPPPRPVARRSRKPRKAFLQTKGARANHLVPEVPTVPTHPLTYEEEEVAGKVGSSGGSGLGDSYSPPTGTASPPEGPLSYEAYEGEEEEEELVYPPAYGLAQSGGPPLSPEELGSDEDAIDPDLMAYLSSLHQDALAPGLDGQDKLVRKRRSQMPQECPVCHKIIHGAGKLPRHMRTHTGEKPFACEVCGVRFTRNDKLKIHMRKHTGERPYSCPHCPARFLHSYDLKNHMHLHTGDRPYECHLCHKAFAKEDHLQRHLKGQNCLEVRTRRRRKDDAPPHYPPPSAATPSPAGLDLSNGHLDTFRLSLARFWEQSAPTGPPVSTPGPPDDDEEEGAPTTPQAEGAMESS